A single window of Candidatus Methylomirabilis sp. DNA harbors:
- the atpH gene encoding ATP synthase F1 subunit delta, translating to MRGPSRALARRYARALLEVVLENKGDAQGLRQELLEVGDLLLGNPELARILQHPAVGVDRKRKVLAALWQKARPGPLLERLVDLLVARDRLALLPGIGEAYGELWNDHRGVVAAEAVSAVALSKAQRDALAAALQKASGRGVELSARAAPEVLGGLLVRMGGKTYDGTVRGRLQALRESLVRGR from the coding sequence ATGAGGGGCCCGTCCCGGGCCCTCGCCCGTCGCTACGCGCGCGCCCTCCTCGAGGTCGTCCTCGAGAACAAGGGCGACGCGCAGGGGCTCCGGCAGGAGCTGCTCGAAGTGGGGGACCTCCTCCTCGGCAACCCCGAGCTCGCGCGAATCCTCCAGCACCCCGCGGTCGGGGTGGACCGGAAGCGGAAGGTTCTGGCCGCGCTCTGGCAGAAGGCCCGCCCGGGGCCGCTCCTCGAGCGGCTGGTCGACCTCCTCGTGGCGCGCGACCGCCTGGCTCTCCTCCCCGGCATCGGCGAGGCCTATGGCGAGCTGTGGAACGACCACCGGGGCGTGGTCGCGGCGGAGGCGGTCTCCGCGGTGGCCCTCTCCAAGGCGCAGCGGGACGCCCTGGCCGCTGCCCTCCAGAAGGCCTCCGGCCGCGGGGTGGAGCTCTCCGCTCGGGCGGCCCCCGAGGTCCTCGGCGGCCTGCTCGTCCGCATGGGAGGCAAGACGTACGACGGCACCGTGCGCGGCCGGCTGCAGGCCCTGCGCGAAAGCCTGGTCCGGGGCCGCTAG